A region of the Primulina eburnea isolate SZY01 chromosome 7, ASM2296580v1, whole genome shotgun sequence genome:
AATTTCAAATCACCAATTTTTTCCCCTAAACATCCTCTTATTATACGTTttcttcataaaaaaaaaaaaaaaaaaaaactcgaaCGTAATATTTGATATTGCACCCTTCATCTAAAGATTTAGAATCATTAAAATCTTACTTATATTTAAACTTAACCTGTATATATATAGACCATAGTGTACCAAGGGATATTCGTATAAAGAGTTAACATAAGAGCACACTCTGATTGGTAAAATAAGTTTGAAATTATTACAAATGTCAATGATTATGTCTACTTTGTTTTTCAAAACtgagattttaattattattatggctGCCTTTTTGTACAATTACAAATGCTCTACATAAATGGAAAACTCAAACGTTTTTGGTctactatattattaaaaaacaaCTTTTAGTATGTTATCtaacgtttttttttttaaattttaatcaaTTTTTACGTGTGAAATTAATATGACGCTAACATACATGACACCTAAACGAAAATAATATGTAGCGTCGTATTAACACTTCCTCAAAGAAATACTAAAATAACTATAAATTGAAACATATAAGATTAAAACTGAAATATGATTAAGGCAAACATATTGGACATTTATTGCAATTTCCCCTTGATCTAATTGTTACTTCTGACAGATAATATAGAGGAAGAAATAAACTACATACCAGGAATTGAATCAATCAACACTAGGGACTTGATGCCATATCTAAAAGAAGCAGAAATGGCCACCGTTGCGCCCAAAATTGTCATCAACTCATTTCGAGAAGTAAAGAAGGCAGATTTCATTTTGCACAACACAATCTACGAACTTGAACCAGCCACATTATCAGCTCTAAACAAAAACCAGCCAAATTACGCGATCGGACCCATAAGTTTCTCCCAAAATCTGGCCAAAGCCAATCCCGCTACGAACTTGAGTTTGTGGCCTGAATCAGACTGCACCGAATGGCTCAGCTCTAAGCATCCAGGCTCGGTTTTATACATCTCATTCGGCAGCCTGGTTGAGGTTAGTGAAGTGGTAATCCAAGAAATAGCTCACGGCATTTTACTCAGTGAAGTAAATTTTATATGGGCTGTTCGAGGGGGGATGACAAATGCTTTGCCACATGGATTTGAGGATAAAATGAAGGATAAAGGGCTCATTGTTCCATGGTGCAATCAAATCCAGGTCCTTTCGAATCCACGCATTGGAGGGTTCTTGACGCATTGTGGTTGGAATTCGATCCAGGAAAGTATATGGTGTCGGGTTCCGATGATTTGTTATCCATTATCGTATGATCAACCTACAAATAGGAAATTGGTGGTTGATGTTTGGAAGATTGGGATTAACCTTAGTGATGGGGTGCCAATAAATCGAGCGGGTATAGCAGAGAACGTAAGAAAATTTATGAGTGCGTCTACTTCGAAGGGCTTGAGGATGGCGGCAAGAAAAATGAAAGACATTTTGTGGAATGCAATTAAAAATGGTGGATCTTCAGATATAAATTTTGACCATTTTATTAAGGATTTGAAAGCCAAGCTGTAagaaatttatttatgtttaaaagtAATAACATAATAACATTTTACGGAATGCGGAAAAATGAATCGAATATCACCTCCAACAATTGAATATTAAGAATACTTTCAACACCTTTTGGATTTTTTCCGGTTGTTTGAGAATTT
Encoded here:
- the LOC140837256 gene encoding UDP-glycosyltransferase 86A1-like isoform X1, encoding MATEKMQKRPHAIMISLHFQGHITPFVNLALKLASKGLSVTFVHNEFVHHKLSKSHKINEFNLFLEACESGLDIRYTTISDGFPVEFDRFLHREEYMESILRDFPARVDEFVGKMIESNPSLATFLVADTLYSWPATIAEKYNLVNVSFWTEPALVFSLDYHLELLRQNGHFPCKDNIEEEINYIPGIESINTRDLMPYLKEAEMATVAPKIVINSFREVKKADFILHNTIYELEPATLSALNKNQPNYAIGPISFSQNLAKANPATNLSLWPESDCTEWLSSKHPGSVLYISFGSLVEVSEVVIQEIAHGILLSEVNFIWAVRGGMTNALPHGFEDKMKDKGLIVPWCNQIQVLSNPRIGGFLTHCGWNSIQESIWCRVPMICYPLSYDQPTNRKLVVDVWKIGINLSDGVPINRAGIAENVRKFMSASTSKGLRMAARKMKDILWNAIKNGGSSDINFDHFIKDLKAKL
- the LOC140837256 gene encoding UDP-glycosyltransferase 86A1-like isoform X2, with translation MATEKMQKRPHAIMISLHFQGHITPFVNLALKLASKGLSVTFVHNEFVHHKLSKSHKINEFNLFLEACESGLDIRYTTISDGFPVEFDRFLHREEYMESILRDFPARVDEFVGKMIESNPSLATFLVADTLYSWPATIAEKYNLVNVSFWTEPALVFSLDYHLELLRQNGHFPCKEEEINYIPGIESINTRDLMPYLKEAEMATVAPKIVINSFREVKKADFILHNTIYELEPATLSALNKNQPNYAIGPISFSQNLAKANPATNLSLWPESDCTEWLSSKHPGSVLYISFGSLVEVSEVVIQEIAHGILLSEVNFIWAVRGGMTNALPHGFEDKMKDKGLIVPWCNQIQVLSNPRIGGFLTHCGWNSIQESIWCRVPMICYPLSYDQPTNRKLVVDVWKIGINLSDGVPINRAGIAENVRKFMSASTSKGLRMAARKMKDILWNAIKNGGSSDINFDHFIKDLKAKL